One window of Mangrovibacterium diazotrophicum genomic DNA carries:
- a CDS encoding GmrSD restriction endonuclease domain-containing protein yields MSSNYTFWDLIKEHRIEIPIIQRDYAQGRKNTQSTEIRKNFTQQIKEVLDNKQATLHLNFVYGKLNGKQNAVKLAENKEAVKSMLEAVRTYSRNLELDILCEVKEPQAIRNGNFQSSFVPLDGQQRLTTLFLLHWYLMPQSEENSTILKKFSYRIRPTSKDFCEALIENKVELTQLKGATISMKIKNEASWFYDYWKNDPTVRGMLRMLDQIDETFGGENQEVYWSRLVNDRAITFEFLDLDNLKLTDELYVRMNARGVALTPFENFKAWLIEYLQENQIQVAKFGQKNWVELMDTTWTDLFWANKDDDNMLIDEEVMRYFRNMMQIFLVQQDNFNPEADNKRDTPEKIKNAQKQRDTAALLATQIDKETNEYKYIPNSFYLEHNLLTIENLNELFSSIQNLSKQSFDMAKLDQKIQAEDRSISLIGKDRGSIFRRFIDKETSYSDKVLFYALHVFLQKTSQSNGELETDALRSWLRVIRNLVENTTIDSVPLFKRSISTIKSLEDQTYHIYEYLNEDKVTLVGFDGYQRAEEILKAKYILMDQSWENVFLKYENHPYFKGQIKFLIELAELEVTPMSIVVFEKYAEKMAAIFDLKLDKPNTTKFERALLTENVDNSNTGYLFGVNSNQSFGTMNDAKTSWKNKVFRSPERLKAIKSLLDKIGVNNIEADMQKICDSYDMPGWKCQVVHTPEAVTACGQRMIRYWGENNIRLLGSSATSHYHSELFSYCLDQKIRKLLHSKNLDISPFRIGNYEYVRSASHHAYARLEANINSSKYELHLHFDHNNLLPGDTFMPFPYEIAFINTDKMKREKQYYPPVIREALERNGFIWKDNQDVQGYWISASTDEEILTKLNVLTNELSQVECEPELIK; encoded by the coding sequence ATGTCTAGTAACTATACATTTTGGGATCTAATCAAAGAGCATCGCATTGAAATTCCAATTATACAACGTGACTATGCGCAGGGACGCAAAAATACACAGTCGACTGAGATCCGTAAAAATTTCACACAACAAATTAAGGAAGTACTGGATAACAAGCAAGCTACCTTGCACCTCAATTTTGTTTATGGCAAGTTAAACGGTAAACAAAACGCGGTTAAGCTTGCTGAAAACAAGGAAGCAGTGAAAAGCATGCTTGAAGCCGTGAGAACCTATTCGAGAAACCTGGAATTAGACATTTTGTGCGAGGTCAAAGAACCACAAGCGATCCGAAATGGTAATTTTCAATCTTCGTTTGTCCCATTAGACGGACAACAACGACTAACGACTCTTTTTCTGTTGCACTGGTACTTGATGCCGCAAAGTGAAGAAAACTCAACTATCCTGAAGAAATTTAGTTATCGGATTCGCCCCACGTCAAAAGATTTTTGCGAAGCTCTTATCGAAAACAAAGTCGAGTTAACCCAACTAAAAGGAGCAACCATTTCCATGAAAATAAAAAATGAAGCTTCCTGGTTTTACGACTACTGGAAAAATGACCCCACAGTAAGAGGGATGCTTCGTATGTTGGATCAAATCGATGAGACTTTTGGTGGCGAAAATCAGGAAGTATATTGGAGCCGTCTGGTGAATGACCGGGCAATAACGTTTGAATTTCTTGATCTGGACAATCTAAAGTTGACCGACGAGTTGTATGTTAGAATGAATGCTCGTGGTGTTGCATTAACACCCTTTGAGAACTTTAAAGCCTGGCTCATTGAATATTTGCAGGAAAATCAAATACAGGTTGCCAAATTCGGACAGAAAAATTGGGTGGAGCTGATGGATACAACCTGGACTGACCTTTTTTGGGCTAATAAGGACGACGATAATATGCTGATTGATGAAGAGGTAATGCGTTACTTCAGAAACATGATGCAAATTTTCCTGGTTCAACAAGACAACTTTAACCCCGAGGCTGATAATAAGAGGGATACGCCTGAGAAAATTAAAAATGCCCAAAAACAACGCGATACTGCAGCTTTGTTAGCTACTCAAATCGATAAAGAGACAAACGAGTATAAGTATATTCCAAACTCGTTTTATTTGGAGCATAATCTCCTAACCATAGAAAACTTAAATGAGCTATTTTCATCTATCCAGAATTTGTCGAAACAGTCATTTGATATGGCGAAACTTGATCAAAAGATTCAAGCAGAGGATAGATCTATTTCACTAATAGGAAAGGATCGCGGATCGATCTTCAGACGATTCATTGATAAGGAGACTAGCTATTCAGATAAGGTCTTATTTTACGCTTTGCATGTATTTCTACAAAAAACAAGTCAATCTAATGGAGAACTCGAAACCGATGCTTTGAGAAGTTGGTTGCGGGTTATTCGAAATCTGGTAGAAAACACAACAATCGATAGTGTGCCTCTTTTCAAAAGATCGATAAGCACAATTAAGAGTCTGGAAGATCAGACATATCATATTTATGAGTACTTAAATGAGGATAAAGTAACCCTTGTCGGTTTTGACGGTTATCAAAGGGCCGAAGAAATTCTTAAGGCAAAGTATATTTTGATGGATCAGAGTTGGGAAAATGTATTCCTAAAGTATGAAAATCACCCCTATTTTAAGGGACAAATAAAATTTTTGATCGAGTTAGCTGAATTGGAAGTGACTCCGATGAGTATTGTGGTTTTCGAAAAATATGCAGAAAAGATGGCTGCTATTTTCGACCTAAAATTGGACAAACCCAATACCACAAAATTTGAGCGCGCCCTGTTGACAGAGAATGTAGACAATAGTAATACCGGTTATCTCTTTGGGGTGAATAGTAATCAATCCTTCGGGACAATGAACGATGCCAAAACTTCGTGGAAGAATAAGGTATTCCGAAGTCCTGAGCGACTCAAGGCAATAAAAAGTTTGCTTGATAAAATAGGAGTAAATAATATTGAAGCGGATATGCAAAAAATATGCGATAGCTATGATATGCCGGGATGGAAATGTCAGGTAGTCCATACACCGGAGGCCGTAACGGCTTGCGGCCAGCGGATGATTCGGTATTGGGGCGAAAATAATATACGCTTGTTGGGCAGTTCGGCTACAAGTCACTACCACTCGGAACTCTTCTCGTATTGTTTAGACCAAAAAATCCGAAAGTTACTTCATTCCAAAAACTTGGACATTTCTCCGTTTAGAATAGGTAATTATGAATATGTGAGAAGTGCCAGCCACCATGCCTATGCCAGATTGGAGGCCAATATCAATTCTTCAAAATATGAATTGCATCTGCATTTTGATCACAACAATCTGTTGCCTGGCGATACTTTTATGCCCTTTCCTTATGAAATCGCTTTTATCAATACCGATAAGATGAAGCGGGAAAAACAGTACTATCCACCTGTTATCAGGGAGGCATTGGAAAGAAATGGATTTATATGGAAGGACAACCAAGACGTGCAGGGGTACTGGATATCGGCATCAACAGATGAGGAAATCCTCACTAAGCTTAATGTACTCACAAACGAACTAAGCCAAGTCGAATGCGAACCCGAACTGATAAAATAG